TGGTTCTCCTCCCGTGTGGTGAGCCTTCGGCCTTTTACCCGGACCTTTCCGGGACGTAAAGGAAGAAAAAAAGCGGCGCATGGGCTCAATCGTCCTTGTGATCCTTGTGGTTGCCTTGGTTCGGCCAGCATGGGCCCGGATCGTCGGCAAGGGGGTCTGAAGGTGAGACAGCCCTTGTTGCAAGTCATTGTCAATGTCCCTGGTCCTTTTTCCTGGAGCAGGATGTATACATCAGCCCATTAACAAGGATATGTCATGTCTTTATCCCTGTCACAAGACGCCGTCATGGATCTGGCCCTGGATTGCGGCCGAAACCTTTCCGTTCAACAAGCCGGTCTCGTGACCACGTATCTGCAACTGCTGGAAAAATGGAATCGCAAGATGAACCTGGTTGGACCGAGAGACTGGCAGACCATGCTGACAACTCTTGTGATCGACAGCTGGAATCTGGGCGATTTTCTGGGTGACCTGGATCTCGGGGATGACGATCGGATTTTGGATCTTGGTGCGGGCGCCGGTCTGCCGGGCATTCCCCTGCGGATTTTCTGGGGCAAAGGGGACTATGTCCTGGTGGAACCGCGCCACAAGCGGGCCATGTTCATGCAGACGGCCATCAGGACCATGGCACTGGCCCGTACCCGGGTCGCTTCGTGTCGGGTCGAGAATCTGCCGCCAAACGATCTGCCCGCCCGGCTGGTTCTCAGCCGGGCCTTTTGCCCCTGGCGAAGGTTTCTGGACATTGCCGGGCCCCTTCTTCAGGAAGACGGGGTGTGCCTGGTCATGGCGAACACGCCTGAACCGACCCAGATCCCCACGGGCTGGGAACTCAAAAGGGCGACATCCTACCCGGTAGGGACCGATCAGCGATCATTCTGGATGTTTGCCCGGTGATCGGCCCGGGTTATCGGGGGCCTGTTCCGAACATTTCCCCGAGCTGCGAATTCTTGAAAATGAGTTTGGTGGCTGTTTCATCGGCAATTTCGGCCACGTCCATGAACTGTTCGAGCAGATCAAGCATTTCCATTCTGCGTTCCTCGCCCGCATACTCGAAATCTTCGGCCATCCTTCCCGACTGCATGTATTCCTGAAATTCCCTGAGCGTCTTTTCCGTGATCATGGTATATCCCCGGTGCTTGGCGTTGTACGAAGACTTCACCCTTGACGTGTCTTCGCCTGGCAGGAACGACTCCTTGCCATAGAGCGCACGCAGGGTCAAAAGAGAAATACCGGTCTTCCGGCCCGACCGGCCAGGCTGTGGACATGGCGCGGCACAAGGCGCTCAAGGCAGGAGCAAATCGTGAAAACCTGCTGTCAGGGATAAAAAAAACCCCTTGCGAACAAGGGGTTTGATTTTTTTGGTAGCGAGGAGAGGACTTGAACCTCCGACACTGCGGATATGAGCCGCATGCTCTAACCACCTGAGCTACCTCGCCAAAAGTGAAAACGGTGTCTATATGCGATGAAATGAAAATGCAAGCTTTTTTTTGGGAAAAAATGAAAATCGTGACTGCTTGAAGCAATAGGCTGATATTTTTGAAAAAATAATGGATATGTATCCAGCTGGTTTTAATAGCCGCCTGTGCTGTCAAGCAAGGCCGTTGCTGTGTTGCTGGCGCGGTTGCATGGTGGGCGCCCGGACGTATCGGGTCCACGGGCGGTGCTTCCCCATGGCCTGGAATTTACGTCATTTTTTGAAAATGATCGGCAAACAGACGAACCGGTTGAGGACAGTCGGTCGCGGTGTTCCAGGTCATGTCGAAAAGCTCGGCCGTCCATTTTTGATGGGTCACGTCGAACCAGGTTCCGCCAATGTATTTGCCGTTGGCCCAGACAACGGCCTCAAGCATGGTTTTGCGGCATTTTTCCATCTGGCCGATGAGCCCTACCGGGTCATCAAGACAGATTCCGGATTGATCGTAGGTATAACTGCGGGAAAAAAAAGTTTCCGTGCAAGGGCTCATGGCCTCGAGAAGGAAAGCAAAGGTGGTTTCTGTCTGCATGGTTGGTTCGGTCTTTATGGGTTTACCCTCTGGGAGAGTGTCGGGTGGACCCGTATGCGATGTGTGTGAGGTCCGTTACGTCTTGCTGGAGACCCTTGCACGGTCATCTCTTCTCTATAATGCCGTGTCCTCGATATGTCAGCCCTTGTTGTCAAGATACAGGTCAACATGTGACGGGGAGTGGTTTCTTGCGACGGATGCGGCGCGCGTTGCCCCGAAGCAATACGCGGTATGCTTTCGGGATCAGGGTGCTGTCTTTCGACATTCTGCTCTTTGTTGCGTGCCTGGCTGATCCGGGTTTCCCAGGCCGGACTCATTAAGCGTCATGATACCTATGGTCAAGCATTGCTCATGCCAGATTTGCAGGAGATCGGCGTCTCGGGCAGGTCATGCCGCGTTGATGCATGCCCCGGGTACCTGGCCTGCAAGGGAGACGGTTACATCCCCGCCCAGGCGGGAACATGGATCCATGCCTGTTTGAGCTGGGATTCGTGTGTGCGAAAATCCGTCATGTGGTGGTTCACCGTGTTCCAGAAGGAGGGGGAATGATCGAGGTGGACCAGATGGCAGAGCTCGTGGATCAGAATGTACTCAACCAGTTCGGGGGCGATGAAGAGAAGCTTGGCATTAAGACTTATGGTTCCCTTTGCCGAACAGCTTCCCCATCGGGTTTTTTGATTTCTGACCTGAACGCGGGAAAACCGGGGCAATCCGTGTTTCTGGCGCATCTGTTCCAGCCACGGGGGAAGGTGGATTTTGCCCTGCAGGATGAGCCATCTTTCCAAAAGGGCTAACATGGCCGGCACATGTCTGTCCGGTCCGCTCAGGCTGAGTTCCCGTTTGCCTGTTTCGCTGATGGTGCAGGACAGATCCCTGGCCGGGACATGGCGAACCGTCCAATGTTGGCCAATGGCCCTGAAAAGGATGTCGTCCGGAAGGATATCCGTGGGAATTTTTCCTTGCCAGGGATGGGATCGTTCAAGGTGCTTGGCAATCCAGTCTTTCTTGGCGCGAAGAATAGCCGGAATACGATGCTGGTCAAATCCCCTGGGCACGATGACTTCAAGCCCCTTGCTGGAGGTTATGCTCAATCGCACATGCCTGGCTCGGGAACTGACACGTACGGTGTAGGAGACTGAAGGGGCATTGCAAGACATGACCTGCCTCCGGCCGGTGAAACATGCGGGATGAACCGCTTGAACAAGGGGACAAAAAAAGCCCGGATGACCGGGCTTTGAGCTCGTTATGGCGGAAGCGTATAGGAGTCGAACCTACCGACGACCTCTCGACCGTCCACTGGATTTGAAGTCCAGGCGCCACACCGGTGACGAAACGCTTCCCCGTTCATGAAGGAGAGTTCACTAGCAGGATGTTATACGTTTTTCAAGGAGAGAATTGGGCCTTGACCGGTTTTTCCGGTCCGGAAATTTTGCTTGCCTTTTCAATTTGGAACCTTAATAAATACGCCCTGTGCCCCGTTCATAAAATTCATGGTGCCTTGAGGGCTGGTCCCTGTCCTGAATTTATGATATGTACATCATTGTTTTCGATGGATGCCGATGTCCCTCCCGGCCATATGGGGCGAGCATGCTTGTCAGGTCCGAGGCCGTCATTGAACGACATGTTTTCATGAGAACGTCAGGCTTTGCCGCAGGAAATGGCAGAATGGCTTGTCATCTCACAGGTTCCAAGAAGGAGTGAAGCTTGAACAGTTTTTCCAAGAATCTTTTGCTCTGGGCCGCAATATCGCTGGTTATGGTTGTCCTGTTCAATCTTTTCAACCAGCCGCAGGCGCCCAAATTCAAACTGACCTACACGGAATTTCTTGCCAAGGTCAAAAGCGGCGAGGTCATGAGCGTCAAGATCCAGGGTCCCAAGATCGCTGGACGATTGATCAGTGATCAGATGTTTTCCACGTATGCGCCGGACGACCCCCAGCTTGTGGATACCCTGGTCAAGAACAATGTCCAGGTGGAGGCCCAGCCTCAGGAAGAAGCTCCCTGGTACATGACTATTTTTGTTTCCTGGTTTCCCATGCTGTTGCTTATTGGCGTGTGGATTTTTTTCATGCGGCAGATGCAGGGCGGCGGGGGCAAAGCCATGTCCTTTGGTCGATCCCGGGCCAAGATGGTAACCCAGGAAGAGACCAAGGTCACTTTCGAGGATGTGGCCGGAGTGGACGAAGCCAAGGAAGAGCTGAGCGAAGTTGTTGACTTCTTGAGTAATCCCAAAAAGTTTACCCGACTGGGTGGACGAATCCCCAAGGGTGTTCTTCTGGTAGGCCCTCCGGGCACGGGCAAGACCCTGCTGGCCAGAGCGGTTGCCGGAGAGGCCGGCGTTCCCTTTTTTTCCATTTCCGGTTCGGATTTTGTGGAAATGTTTGTCGGTGTTGGTGCGGCCCGGGTGCGTGATCTGTTCATCCAGGGGAAGAAGAACGCCCCCTGCCTTATTTTCATTGACGAGATTGATGCCGTGGGCCGACAGCGTGGAGCTGGTCTTGGCGGCGGTCACGATGAGCGGGAACAGACCCTGAACGCCCTGCTCGTGGAAATGGACGGATTCGAGTCCAATGAGGGCGTCATCCTCATTGCGGCTACCAACCGCCCTGATGTTCTTGATCCCGCGCTTCTCCGGCCGGGTCGTTTTGATCGACAGGTGGTTGTTCCCAGCCCGGACCTCAAGGGGCGCAAGCGTATTCTCGAGGTACACAGCCGCAACGTGCCGCTTTCCGACGAGGTTGATCTTGAAGTCCTGGCCCGGGGAACACCCGGGTTTTCCGGAGCGGATCTGGAGAATCTTGTCAACGAGGCCGCCCTTGGCGCTGCCAAGTTTGATCAGGACCAGGTGTATATGCGCGATTTTGAAGAGGCCAAGGACAAGGTCCTCATGGGCAAGGAGCGCCGCAGCCTCATTCTGAGCGACGAAGAAAAGAAGACCACTGCCTATCACGAGGGCGGGCATACCTTGGTGGCCAGGCTGCTGCCTGGTACGGATCCGGTTCACAAGGTGTCCATCATTCCCCGCGGCCGGGCCCTGGGCGTGACCATGCAGCTTCCCGAGGATGATCGTCACGGTTATTCCAAGACCTATCTGCAAAACAATATGGCAGTCCTTCTGGCCGGTCGTGTGGCCGAGGAAATCGTTCTTGGCCAGGTCACCACTGGCGCGGGCAATGATATTGAACGGGCCACCAAAACCGCGAGAAAGATGGTGTGCGAATGGGGCATGAGCGAAAAACTCGGTCCCATCTCCATGACCGAAGGTGAAGGCGAGGTCTTTCTTGGCCGAGACATGATGTCCCACAAGAATTACAGTGAACAGACCGCGCAGATCATTGACTCCGAGATCAAGCGGATTGTCACCCAGGGACATGCCAAGGCCAAGGAACTTCTTGAGGAGCATCTCGACACCCTGCACCGTTTGGCCGAAGCCCTGCTGGAGCGGGAGACGCTGACCGGCAAGGAAGTTGATTTGATCATGGAAGGAAAGACTCTGGCCTCTCCCGAGGTTATTGCCAGGGCAACCCGCGGTGATGCGCAGGACGATACCCGCGAATCCAAGGGAAATGATGATTTTGCTCTGGAAGAGGATGACAGCTGATCATGACGCATTCGGGTATGCAAACCGTATGGACTGTGAAAGGGGGCAGGGTCGTTGGCCCTGCCCCCTTTATCGTGGCCGGTATTCTCAATGTTACCCCGGATTCCTTTTTCGACGGCGGTAAACACGACTCGACGCGATCGGCCGTGGAAGCCGGTCTGAGCATGCACGGCCAGGGAGCCGATATTATTGATGTGGGGGGGGAAAGCACGCGGCCGGGTGCGCAGTACGTGCCTGCCGGGCGCGAAAAGGATCGGGTCCTTCCGGTTGTTCGGGAGCTTCTTGAAGCAAGGCCCGAGCTGGTGATATCCATAGATACCTACAAGGCAGAAGTGGCTCGGGAAGCGTTGGACGCAGGCGTGGCCGTTGTCAACGACATTTCGGGATATTCTTTTGATAATGCGCTCAGGGATGTTGTGGTTCAGTACAAACCCGGCTATGTTCTCATGCATACCCCGGCACCACCGGGGACCATGCAGGAAAGCCCTGCCTATTCCGATGTGGTGGGCGAGCTTCTGGACTATTTTGAGAAGAAAATGAACCAGCTGGTGCGCTCAGGACTTCCCGAGGACCGGATTGTCATTGACCCGGGGATCGGTTTTGGCAAGAACCTTGAGCACAATCTTGCCATTCTTCGTCATATTGAACGGTTTGTTGTTCTGGGGCGTCCTGTCTATATGGGGCTGTCCAACAAGTCCCTCTGGGGCGATCTGCTCGGTTTGGCCAAGAACGAGCGAAGCAGGGCAACCCAGGTGGCAACGGCTCTTCTGGCTGCCAGGGGGGTTGGCATCCATCGCGTGCATGAGGTTCAGGCCACACGACAGACCCTTGCCATTGTGCAGGCCATGAGCTGATGCCTGTACTTTTTCCACATCCTCACGGGTCCTTACATGTTTAATTTCTTGCATTCTCTCAATCTGCAATTCTCCTGGCAGGATCTTGTTGATATCGTGCTGGTCGCCTTTATTTTTTACAGGCTGATCCTGCTCATCCGGGGGACCCGTGCGGTTTCGGTGATTTACGGGCTTTTTCTGCTCCTGATTGTCTATTACAGCTCCGGCGTGTTCGGGCTTTACACGCTGCACTGGCTCTTGGGTCAGTTCCTTGGATCCATTTTTCTGGTGGTCATCATTCTTTTTCAAAAGGACATTCGCAAAGCCCTTTCGGCCATGGGTGCGGGGCGGTTCTGGATGCGCGATCATGTCGGCAAGGAAGTTATCGACGAGCTGGTTCTCGCCCTGCTGGAAATGGGCCGATCCAAGACCGGAGCGCTTGTTGTCATTGAAAGGAGCACCCCTCTGGGGGACATTGTCGAACGGGGTGTGGAAATCGGTGCCCTTGTCACCAAGGATCTTCTGCTTACCATTTTTTATCCGGATACCCCCTTGCATGATGGTGCCGTGATCATTCGCAATGGTCGGATTGCAGCGGCCGGGTGCATTCTTCCCCTGGCGGTAGGCCTCAAGCACAGGGCTTCGCTGGGCACGCGCCACCGCGCAGCCATGGGCATCACCGAGGACAGCGATGCCCTGGCGGTTGTGGTTTCCGAAGAGCGTGGCACCATTTCCGTTGCCATTGGTGGTAAAATAACCACGAGCCTTGAAGAGGTTCGTCTCAAGAGGGTTCTCGTCAGTGCATTGGCTAAATAAACTGCAGAAACATTGGCAATACCGTGTGTTGTCTTTGTTTTTGGCCTTTTTTTGCTGGTATCTGGTTTCCGGAAGCGAAAAGGTGGATACCTGGATCGAGATCCCTCTTGAATTCGTGGATCTTCCCGATGACTATGTCATTCGCAGTGGCCTGCGCAATCGTATTCAGATTCGGGTGCGCGGTGCCAGCGGGATCATTCGGGGGCTGGATACCCAGCATCTGGCCTACAAGGCCAATTTGAATTCCCTGCGTCTGGGCACGAACACCATTTTGCTCAACCAGAAAAACATTCCTCTGAATACCTCGCTGGAGGTCATGGAAATATCCCCTCCCCGTCTTGAGCTGGAAGTGGATCGAATCGTTTCCAGGACCATCCCCGTTGAGATCGCCTGGGAGGGGGAACTGCCGGTTGATTTTGAAATGGCAAGGACGTTTGCCCAACCCGAAACCGTTACCCTGACAGGGGCGAGTACGGTCATATCGGATATGGAAAAGGTCCTGACCAAGAAGGTGGACCTGCCGGCTGATATGTCCAAAACCTGGCAGACGACCATTGGTCTGGACATACCAGAGGAATTGGAAACCGATGTGGCCGATGTCACGGCTTTTTTTACATTGCGTCCCAAAACGAGGAGCATGTGGGTCAAACGTCCCGTTATCATTGACGCGCCCAAGGGCGTTGATGTGTCCATTTCTCCTACCCATGTCCGGCTTAAACTCGACATCCCCCTGTATCTGATGCGCCAGGACAATTGGCGGGAAACCATCAAACCGCAAATCGCCCTTGTTCCGCCTTTTACTCCTGGAACGCATGAGCATACATACAAGATAGTTCTTCCGGAGGATACGGTTTTGCTCGAGGCAAAACCAGTCAAACTGACGGTTACGATGAAAACGAAGCAGGTTAAGGAGCTCGAATGACCAAACGTCTTTTTGGAACGGACGGCCTGAGAGGACAGGCCAATATTTTTCCCATGCAGCCCGAGCTGGTTTTGCGGCTCGGTTTGGCAGCGGGTCAGTATTTTCGCAAGGGGCACCGCAGGCATCGGGTGCTCATCGGCAAGGATACCCGGCTTTCAGGGTATGTTTTTGAATCAGCTCTCACTTCGGGGTTTTGCGCCGCAGGCATGGATGTGTTCATGGTCGGTCCCATGCCCACTCCTGCCATCTCCTTTTTGACCAAGAACATGCGCGCCAATCTGGGAGTGGTCATATCCGCGTCGCACAACCCCTTCATGGATAACGGAATCAAGTTTTTCGACAAAAACGGATTCAAGCTGCCGGATCATGTGGAAGATGAAATTACCGCAATGGTCATGAATCCGGACATGAAATGGGATATTCCCTTGCCCGAAGCGGTTGGCAGGGCCGCCAAGCTCGAAGACAGTCCGGGTCGTTATATTGTTTATCTGAAAAACAGCTTTCCCTCCCAATTGACATTGGATGGTATACGGATTGTTCTGGATTGTGCCAATGGTGCCACCTACAAGGTCGCTCCGCTCATTTTCGAGGAACTTGGGGCCAAGGTTTTCAAATTGGGCAATGAACCCGATGGGTTGAACATCAACCGTAAATGTGGTTCCCTGTATCCCGGCGTAGCAGCGGCCAAGGTCCTTGAAACCGGAGCCGATATCGGTCTGGCCCTGGATGGCGACGGCGACAGGCTCATCGTGGTGGATGAAAACGGGAAAATCCTGGATGGCGATCAGATTATGGCCATTTGTGCCATGGACCTGATGGAACGCGGTGTTCTTCCGGGCAATACCCTTGCGGCCACGGTCATGAGCAACATGGCCCTTGAGGTGTTCATGCAGGAAAAGGGAGGCCGTCTCGTCCGAACGCCTGTGGGTGACCGGTATGTAGTGGAGACCATGCGGCAACAGGGTTTGACCCTTGGAGGGGAACAATCCGGGCATATCATCTTTCTGAATCACAGCACCACCGGGGATGGCATCCTGGCCGCCCTGCAGCTTTTGCGCATCATGCGGGAACGCGACAAGCCTCTTTCGGAATTGGCTGAGCTTTTGCATCCCTTTCCCCAGAAACTGGTCAATGTCCATGTGGAACGAAAAGTCCCCTTTGACCAGGTCCCTGCCATCCAGCAAGCGGTCAAGGATGCCGAGGCCAAACTCAAGGGCCGTGGCCGGGTTCTTCTCCGATATTCCGGGACCGAGCCCGTGGCCCGGGTCATGGTCGAGGGAGAGGATCAAGACCTGGTGGAGGCCTTGACGCAAACCCTGGCCCACGAAGTGGAACGTGGCCTTGAATGATCGAATTCTCATTGGCACGTGGCCCTCATGCTTTGGGGTGATCACCTGCTCTCGTACATGAAAGGAGAAATACCAAATGAAAATCCGTAAAGTCGTTGTTCCTGTTGCCGGATGGGGCACCCGGTCATTGCCGGCCACCAAGAACGTTCCCAAGGAAATGCTCCCGGTATACAAAAAGCCGACGGTTCAATACGTGGTGGAGGAGGCCATGCAGGCCGGTCTCACGGATGTGGTTTTCGTCAACAACCAGAACAAACGGATTATCGAAGACCATTTCGACTACAACCTGGCCCTGGAAGCCCTGCTCAAGCGTATTGGCAACGAGAGCATGCTCGCCGAGGTCCGCAAGGTGGCCGAGATGGTCAACATCATTTCCGTTCGTCAAAAGAAACAGCTCGGTCTGGGCCATGCGGTCCTTTGCGCCCGGGAAGTCATCAAGGACGAGCCCTTTGCTGTTATGGTCGGCGATGATCTGCTCTTTGACCGTGATCCCGGTATCAAGCAGCTCATGGAGGTGGCCCGTTCCGAAAACATGCCCGTGGTCGGGGTGGTTGAAGTGCCCAGGGAAAAGGTCGACAGATACGGGATTCTCCAGGCCGAGGAATTTGCTCCCGGCATGTTCCGGGTGCGCGGTATGATGGAAAAACCTCATCCTGACGAGGCCCCTTCAAGACTGGCCATGATCGGACGCTATGTGCTCACTCCTGAGATTTTTGATCACCTTGAGAATCTGGCCCCTGGCAAAGGGGGAGAGATTCAGCTTACCGACGCCATGCAGCTGCTGGCCAAGGAAAACAGGCTGCTGGCAGTCAAACTCAAGGGCAAGCGCTTTGATACGGGAGATTGGGTGGATTATCTTTCGGCCAACATCTATTTTGCCCTTCAGGACAAGGGGCTGCGTGGTGAACTGATCGAAAATCTGCGTTCCATGCTACCCAAGTCCTGATCGCGCGGCAGTATGCGTATGGCACGATGGTTTCCGGGCGTATCGTCCGGAAACCATCGTCTTTTTTTCGTTTCCATGCACAGGGAGTCTTGCATGAAAGTCGTGGGCCATTTGACAATAGCATTGCTGGTGCTTGGTTGTATGACCATGGCCTCCAGCTGTTTTGCCTTTTTTCCGGAACCCGGCGAGCTGGCTGCCAGCCTTGAAAAGGAAACGCACCCCTTGTCTTCTTTTCAGGCCATTCTTTCGTTCCCTAAGTATCCTGATGTATCCTGCAATCTTTGGGTGAAAGGCAACCTGTGGCGCCAGGAGTTCGTGGAAACCGTTCAGGGACGTCCCCGGCTTGTGGGGGCGGCTCTGGGCACAAGGGATTCCGTTACCAGAGTGTTTCCTCCCAACGGGCGGATACCTCTGCCCGGTCTTGTGGTTTGGCAGTTTTCTTTTCGAAGATGGCTGGACATGGGCATTGATCCCGCCATCATGTCCTACCAGTTTCTCATTGATCGTCCCTGTCTTGTTGTGGGCGCGGAGGACGGACAGATGCACGCTTCCCAGCTTTGGATGGACAAGGAACGTCATGTCCCCGTGCGGGCCATGTGGCACAAAGAGGGTGTGCGTTATGATCTCATCTGGGATGCATGGTCGAGACTCGGCAATTTCTGGCTTCCCCACACCATGTGGCGTGCTGTTGACGGTCAACACCCCCTGGAAATGCATATTCGCTGGAACGGGGTGAATATAAACCTCAATGATGGCCTGTTTTCCGCGTCTGCCATGGATCGCCAATTTCGGGGCACAGCCCTGTATCCGACATCTTCTCCCTTGTTTTCCCTTTGGCAGGGGACTTTTCCCGGTCATCAGGCTGCTGATTGATTGCTCCCATGAAATCTGCCTGCTGGGATGTGGCCATCATCAGTGCACCGTTTGCAACGCTGACCTATGAGCTGCCCGACTGTTTTCCGACCTCGTTCTGGCATGCCGGCCTCGTGGTGGTTGTGCCCATGGGCAAAGGGTATCGGATCGGAGTTCTGCTCGGTCCTTCCAGGGTCGAACCATCTGGGTTCCGCGTGCGTACGGTCCTTTGGCCTGCCTGTTCCCGGGATTGTCTGGACGAAAAATACATGGCCCTCCTTCAGGATCTGGCCTTAAGACAATCCCAACTCCCCGGGCGTGTTCTGGCCAATGTCCTTCCCCGCTTTCTCAAGGATGCCAAGCCCGTATTCCTGGACAGGCATGCCGGCACGCAGCTTACCATTTCTGCCCTTGCCCATCTGGATGCATCAGC
The DNA window shown above is from Desulfoplanes formicivorans and carries:
- a CDS encoding 16S rRNA (guanine(527)-N(7))-methyltransferase RsmG; protein product: MSLSLSQDAVMDLALDCGRNLSVQQAGLVTTYLQLLEKWNRKMNLVGPRDWQTMLTTLVIDSWNLGDFLGDLDLGDDDRILDLGAGAGLPGIPLRIFWGKGDYVLVEPRHKRAMFMQTAIRTMALARTRVASCRVENLPPNDLPARLVLSRAFCPWRRFLDIAGPLLQEDGVCLVMANTPEPTQIPTGWELKRATSYPVGTDQRSFWMFAR
- a CDS encoding M48 family metallopeptidase codes for the protein MSCNAPSVSYTVRVSSRARHVRLSITSSKGLEVIVPRGFDQHRIPAILRAKKDWIAKHLERSHPWQGKIPTDILPDDILFRAIGQHWTVRHVPARDLSCTISETGKRELSLSGPDRHVPAMLALLERWLILQGKIHLPPWLEQMRQKHGLPRFSRVQVRNQKTRWGSCSAKGTISLNAKLLFIAPELVEYILIHELCHLVHLDHSPSFWNTVNHHMTDFRTHESQLKQAWIHVPAWAGM
- the ftsH gene encoding ATP-dependent zinc metalloprotease FtsH, which translates into the protein MNSFSKNLLLWAAISLVMVVLFNLFNQPQAPKFKLTYTEFLAKVKSGEVMSVKIQGPKIAGRLISDQMFSTYAPDDPQLVDTLVKNNVQVEAQPQEEAPWYMTIFVSWFPMLLLIGVWIFFMRQMQGGGGKAMSFGRSRAKMVTQEETKVTFEDVAGVDEAKEELSEVVDFLSNPKKFTRLGGRIPKGVLLVGPPGTGKTLLARAVAGEAGVPFFSISGSDFVEMFVGVGAARVRDLFIQGKKNAPCLIFIDEIDAVGRQRGAGLGGGHDEREQTLNALLVEMDGFESNEGVILIAATNRPDVLDPALLRPGRFDRQVVVPSPDLKGRKRILEVHSRNVPLSDEVDLEVLARGTPGFSGADLENLVNEAALGAAKFDQDQVYMRDFEEAKDKVLMGKERRSLILSDEEKKTTAYHEGGHTLVARLLPGTDPVHKVSIIPRGRALGVTMQLPEDDRHGYSKTYLQNNMAVLLAGRVAEEIVLGQVTTGAGNDIERATKTARKMVCEWGMSEKLGPISMTEGEGEVFLGRDMMSHKNYSEQTAQIIDSEIKRIVTQGHAKAKELLEEHLDTLHRLAEALLERETLTGKEVDLIMEGKTLASPEVIARATRGDAQDDTRESKGNDDFALEEDDS
- the folP gene encoding dihydropteroate synthase gives rise to the protein MTHSGMQTVWTVKGGRVVGPAPFIVAGILNVTPDSFFDGGKHDSTRSAVEAGLSMHGQGADIIDVGGESTRPGAQYVPAGREKDRVLPVVRELLEARPELVISIDTYKAEVAREALDAGVAVVNDISGYSFDNALRDVVVQYKPGYVLMHTPAPPGTMQESPAYSDVVGELLDYFEKKMNQLVRSGLPEDRIVIDPGIGFGKNLEHNLAILRHIERFVVLGRPVYMGLSNKSLWGDLLGLAKNERSRATQVATALLAARGVGIHRVHEVQATRQTLAIVQAMS
- the cdaA gene encoding diadenylate cyclase CdaA, with product MFNFLHSLNLQFSWQDLVDIVLVAFIFYRLILLIRGTRAVSVIYGLFLLLIVYYSSGVFGLYTLHWLLGQFLGSIFLVVIILFQKDIRKALSAMGAGRFWMRDHVGKEVIDELVLALLEMGRSKTGALVVIERSTPLGDIVERGVEIGALVTKDLLLTIFYPDTPLHDGAVIIRNGRIAAAGCILPLAVGLKHRASLGTRHRAAMGITEDSDALAVVVSEERGTISVAIGGKITTSLEEVRLKRVLVSALAK
- a CDS encoding CdaR family protein; amino-acid sequence: MLSLFLAFFCWYLVSGSEKVDTWIEIPLEFVDLPDDYVIRSGLRNRIQIRVRGASGIIRGLDTQHLAYKANLNSLRLGTNTILLNQKNIPLNTSLEVMEISPPRLELEVDRIVSRTIPVEIAWEGELPVDFEMARTFAQPETVTLTGASTVISDMEKVLTKKVDLPADMSKTWQTTIGLDIPEELETDVADVTAFFTLRPKTRSMWVKRPVIIDAPKGVDVSISPTHVRLKLDIPLYLMRQDNWRETIKPQIALVPPFTPGTHEHTYKIVLPEDTVLLEAKPVKLTVTMKTKQVKELE
- the glmM gene encoding phosphoglucosamine mutase, which translates into the protein MTKRLFGTDGLRGQANIFPMQPELVLRLGLAAGQYFRKGHRRHRVLIGKDTRLSGYVFESALTSGFCAAGMDVFMVGPMPTPAISFLTKNMRANLGVVISASHNPFMDNGIKFFDKNGFKLPDHVEDEITAMVMNPDMKWDIPLPEAVGRAAKLEDSPGRYIVYLKNSFPSQLTLDGIRIVLDCANGATYKVAPLIFEELGAKVFKLGNEPDGLNINRKCGSLYPGVAAAKVLETGADIGLALDGDGDRLIVVDENGKILDGDQIMAICAMDLMERGVLPGNTLAATVMSNMALEVFMQEKGGRLVRTPVGDRYVVETMRQQGLTLGGEQSGHIIFLNHSTTGDGILAALQLLRIMRERDKPLSELAELLHPFPQKLVNVHVERKVPFDQVPAIQQAVKDAEAKLKGRGRVLLRYSGTEPVARVMVEGEDQDLVEALTQTLAHEVERGLE
- the galU gene encoding UTP--glucose-1-phosphate uridylyltransferase GalU gives rise to the protein MKIRKVVVPVAGWGTRSLPATKNVPKEMLPVYKKPTVQYVVEEAMQAGLTDVVFVNNQNKRIIEDHFDYNLALEALLKRIGNESMLAEVRKVAEMVNIISVRQKKQLGLGHAVLCAREVIKDEPFAVMVGDDLLFDRDPGIKQLMEVARSENMPVVGVVEVPREKVDRYGILQAEEFAPGMFRVRGMMEKPHPDEAPSRLAMIGRYVLTPEIFDHLENLAPGKGGEIQLTDAMQLLAKENRLLAVKLKGKRFDTGDWVDYLSANIYFALQDKGLRGELIENLRSMLPKS